In Alnus glutinosa chromosome 7, dhAlnGlut1.1, whole genome shotgun sequence, the sequence TTATTAATGAGGTCAAAAACTATAAGTCCTAGGCTACGCTAGGTTGCACGGTCGTAAGAAGACatacacatgcatgcatatagAAGCTCTTTGGGGAAGGAAGCTGACtttaaagataaaaagaagaaagtcaAAACCCATGAGATATCCCATTTAATAAAGCAGTTAAACAACTCTTTCTCCTCTGCTTTTTGAAGTCTTCCTTGAATCCATGACAGATACCTACTTCACTGAGTGCACCGTTTCAACTCCCGCCAAGAATTGCACCCACTCCAACCACCAAAATAAAAGACACCCTTCTCTACGACGTACTATAAAGCCTCTACATGTACCATAATCCTGTTCAAGAAAACCTTCTGCAGAAATCCAAAAACAGCAATTAACCAGATTTACATGGCGTGTGTTTGttcatcatcttcatcaattgCAATGGCGGAGAGGATTTCTTGCTACACTGCTTTGTTCTTGGCAGTAATGCTGGTTTTGAGCTGCTGTGAATCAAGTCGTGAAAGCGAATTCGCGGTTCGGATGCTGCAGAAAGACATGGTCAACAACAAGCCGTGCGATgaaatttacgtggttcgggaAGGAGAGACGCTGCAAACTATCAGTGAAAAATGTGGGGATCCATTTATTGTTGAGGAGAATCCACATATCCATGACCCAGACGATGTTTTCCCCGGCCTCGTTATCAGGATCACCCCTTTCAACAATAGCTAGTTAGTGAGCTTCCATTCCTTTGCAATTAAGTtaatttaaggttattttttagTTAGAATTCATATGGGCTTGCCTGTCTCTTGGGGCCGGTGGTAATTAATATTGGTGGAGAAACATATGTCATTTACGgatttgagacaaaaaaaagaTGCAATAGATAAAATGTAACGATagttttgttgtatttattgGTGTGTAATTGAAAGGTACGTCATGTTCTCCTTAATTAATTCCTTCGTTTGTTCTCGGATCATTTATATACAAGACTTATTActatataaatgtgaaaatatagTAATTAAACAGGGCAAGACTGTTATCATATGCATGATTAAACTGTTAATTTAAGCTAATCGGATTTCCATGTCCACATATTCCAAAATGACAGCTCTTGCCGTTCGACCAAATTAAAGTGAATTGTTAACGTCAAGATGTAACATGCATGTTGCTACATATACGGCAATGAAGTGATGAACATCACATGCATGTCTTCAATTTTTGTACTCTtggataaaaattaaattttctacaaataagtttgtaaaaaatttcatacaaatcatATTTAAGATTGATATGTGTCTCTTAGCATATGAGAAatacatgttgttttaatagcatgtgtttttcacatgtttttataatagcgttaataaaaaaaaatatgtcattCTCATATGCTTAAAATGTTAGAAACatattgctttgataccaaatgttagaaataattaaataacaattatttctttaacctaacatgcgcagcggaaaacaaataagacaggattcaggcttacctctagccatatttgctcaagcttttccacgatccatctgaagaacaagaaaagattatttgagggatcttctaacctatgcctattgcttgatggctgtactgatggtgtacacaggcactctatttataggctaggttagggaccctcaaaatggtaaacaccgtatttgtttccttccatcaaggaaacaatattgttaattgattttttaaaatcaattaaccgattccatatttacggtaatctaaattaatagaaataaccataataccgattccatatttacggtaatctaaattaatagaaataatcataataccgtatatgtttattaaaaaataataaacatagcaaacaccgtaaatgtgatataaaggccacaacaaaaaaggaatattacattctcccacttggactttataaaacatgaccatatggtattaggttctttagttttggccaatccttttatggaatcctccaactcagttaagaaatgtttcacacgaatcatggcggtaaaaccattataaaagtaggtcgtcccttccatgtatcacaatgtaaaacactccttacatgagtactttatggataatcaagctttatgaatgaacttcctataagtcattcgggtccaactttatttatcctcatggataaaataacaaatgtgcacagaatctttattatcataactttatgtctatagaccaaaaagagacaaaccaagcgaaaatgaattaatgagtctcatatattccgcatgactttattctttctttaccggtaaactttaagtcatgggatccgcaatcattaattcagtacttatatgctcaatagaccctttatgtctcttaatgttatctctcgtactgagatacttgatgtcgatttacttctacttctactctttattcttataaaagaagattatagtagaattaccgcagagtatctttatggtctaactgtaaaatcgacaatattgagactttcaacaaaatgtctcaaccatcatgtctgtgtactaaattcatagcaagctagaattttagctttcttggtagacgtagcaaccatagtctgcatactgcatctttaagatatatctctcaataaaaagatatataccctaaatagactttctactatctacacaattagcaaaactcaaatctgaacaactaaccaccttcaaatggaaagtgtatccttaggttaagttgtacttcttggttccttgcatataccgcaagactttatttgcagcactttattgacccaatattcttattttcagtcatatggttatgcataATGCAGACGCTTTAAAAAACCCTTttatctgcccttattccaataccttttgggacattaatctgtatataattggtccctcttaattgctactgaaggtgcaaatccttcattttaaatttttccaaaactttttcaatgtaggccttccgagacaatgttaatattctttatgtctctgtgaatctctatgtcaaaaaacataagaggtttcaccccaATCCTTcgtttcaaagttttgtgaaatgaactttatgtagcaaacctaaatcaccacttgcaaaaaataatatctacatataggactagaaagattactgtactcccactgaccttaaagtatatatactaattaacaaggttttcaataaacaataaaacaataaccttgtaaaaagtatattacCATTTAGAGATCTATCACaacccataaatagaattctttaatttgcaagctttctgactgttatttataaaacccttttaattgtttcatgtaaacctcttactTGAGATCCCTATTCTCAAAAGTTGTTCTCACattcatttgatgtagctcCAGGTaaaaaaatgagctactaatgctatgattatcttgatgaaccattcttaaacactggagagaatgtttcacgataatcaatgcctccttatgagtaaaaccattggctactaGTGTAGTTTGACTTTTGAGCaatggatttatctcttacttcatagcactgaatctcaatgtggagttttctccactcatagcatgtgaaaacaaatttgaatcatctttatgtccaatgtcaacatcagactctgggagatatactacatgatcactaagaattgttgatctccttattctataagatttttcctaattctacttcctctacattttgcaatgggagaatagagtttgaacctgttctgtatgagttggttgttctagaagtgattgtggctcaggataatcaatctgattttccctgaatacaatcaatcatcctctatgaggaggagatttggccaactctagtgcttcctcaaattctaatttatgtgaatgagcactcccactaggttccgtatcctctagaaattttacaatcaacaactctaggcttatatgaaggataataaaacattaaaaccctttaaagtttactagatagcttataaaagatccgctggttgtccttgaatctaatttcctaaggcgaggattataaatcctctctttagcaaggcaaccccatatgtgtaaataatttaaactaagcttccatctatttcataaaaTGTGTCTcaaggacaaccttagatggaatcctgtttaacatatatacaacagtcttcaaagctttactttataagggtaataacagattagtattactaatcatttcccttttgtgtatacctaccttaatactctatgcctatattagatcttatgatcttcatgttgtttctcctcttcttccttataggtattaaaaacattcaataccccagctttaatatttaaaagatagagatacataaactttatatggtcatcactaaaagagataaaaatatctctgaccatttaggcaatgagtatggaaaggttaacacctttcaatgtacatgatctcaagaattttaaaaggctctctttggcacctctaatggtcttgttggtatgctttcccttatgcagtccacacaagtaccaaagtcagtaaattaccgacttttattttctgtatagagatatatttcaatctccaaagccataacaagagcatttttaaattctcaaagactctactttacgtcaacatcagtatgcagaaacaaacaaataattttgtttcaaaagttgggatgtaggtcaattttaaatagactttaaataaaccccaaactaatattccacccaaaaataagaaaaatttcaagtttaaaataaaattgaaatttttaacaaaccaaactagaaaataaatttctaaaatatatggaatataaatcatttttgaggtaaaaaaaaaaatataactaaatctcaaaattaacccatagatcccaacaacctcaaattataaacacgtgttattcatttaaaaaaaaactctacatttgtgttgacaacgtggattgttaaaccataatcaatccacaacatatttgaatgagtcactaaaagagatttacgacatactagatatatgagattatctttattttaagtcatttctcatacttcacgcaatctttctttatatacccttaattttccttattgcatgagaaataggtatcttgattgccataatactttattggcaccttattctcatgctttaagtgtttgGCATAATTGCATTTATCGGTCTTTCCcttaacatgagtaatcatgtgaacactttatagattctcttgaacacacatggttagaagttcacttactaaccatttatccttatgtgtattaaaagataaaattctacacttagaagagagaattcaaaaatgaaatagaccaacaatgactcaaaaatcttaatctttagggactttgtaacgcccccaaaccgctatgggttaggttcgtcacttttctctttaaactgaaaagattcgtaaggtctgccaaatatcttaactagtatgctaaaaaataataatggtttcaaaatctcagagtttttaataaatgcggaaacggtcatttaattgtaaaaatacaataactgaaaattatggggtaatataaatgaaatgtcctaatgcattcctagatcccatcccggccacctacgtctctctgttcataatctgaaaacaaaaacaaaataaggggtgagcacaaaaaaacatgctcagtaaggaatcctcaaccataaaacagttgagttaaattcttttgaaaatctttaaacaattgtcaaaaacttcttttaaatatctccaaaacatttgtcaaaaactccctttttatacacaagataatatatatatatatatatatatatatatatatatatatatatatatatatatatatatatatatatatatatatatatatatatatatatatatatatatatatatatatatatatatttgaaataatcattactcatagtatgcccaatacactattacgccctgtgtaagtagggttgcgcggtcgattgaccttgggtgagtaatgcggtttacctgtggccacaggccccacccccgtcagctaattaattgaagtgcacttagactgacatagagacagataccgctgtcactaagcgaaccagcgggtgcgcttccatctcgagctacggtaccgagctaaatcttgaagggtctcgaatctctgcgggtctagggcccaaataatagtctcctccacacacgtgcccttttcaaaaatatttctcctttatatataactcaaagagttttctcccaaaactttctcattcttttcttgtatatcttctcacaaaactttctcattctttactagtatatatagggcaacgtgttggagggttttttactcaaaatcacgatttcaagaatattatttttactcatcaaaaccaacaaatcctttatataaataaaataatttgaaataccgaatcaaaatagtcaatcgaaattttgcaaataaaggaataattaaaataatataataatttgagaaggggtaaaaggttcccttacctggatttCCCATTAGCATCGGAatcgagcttttaccaaaatacttcctaactcacacttcaagccttaaaccacacaaaactacacaaatctcaccattttctctcttggccttaggtgtgtgtgtgagtgaaacttgatgggtattgtgttccattttgggttctatttataagagaatgaatggttaggatcaagtagacacattttgatccaatggatgggaattaaccttacctacctcaatgcactcaaacttacctaccacaatgcactcaaaaatgcactcaaacttacctaccacaatgcactcaaaaatgcactcaaacttacctaccataatacactcaaccttaatatattattctaacattattattattattattatttaaccattctcattgctagaccaatctactatgcctagtttctcactcaaggaaattactattttctcaaaggtgggttgggtttgtagatagcaattggaaatggtttgggttaagttcaaagatggcccaataatgaataatgtgaatttaacatgtgaaatgtgggttgggtttgtagatagcaattggaatgggttgggttaagtccaaagatagcccattaaagaataatgtgaatttccgtccagaacaggggtcaCATTTTTCACGGGTGTTTTCATAGCCTTAACGACgtccaaaaatcatgaaatttggagggtagctagaggacttcaagacgagcgttcagaattttgaatagaccaaaacggagttcgtttgaccctgttttcgttattccaaagtttaaggtctgttttgagtttttatcaaattgcaaactataaacgtttctacaaacaaaaatacacatttattaataatcgtagttattctttttccttattaaaaatgttttaaaattaatttaaaccattataatttatgtcctaaaaatctggggcgctacattcttccccccttaacagaatttcgtccccgaaattcgtaaactataAAGTTTCCttcaataaagaaaataaagtataCTTTATACTATCTTGTCATAACTATGACTTCCAATGTAACCATCACTATCCACATCGTTTCCATttccattagaaaatccttAAACGTTATTTCTAAATCCAACTGTTCCTATCCTCAAGTAAGACAGTCTTAATTCTTCAAACCTCAAAAGAAACATAGATCATATCCTAGACACgtaaatcaaatcaatcataatTATCCTTAATATCATGACAAAGGTATAAAGGCTTAAGATCAGGTCCTACAATATAatctttatttcctttatcaACAAAAAGTGTGTAAGACAATAACATTCCAAATCTTGTCTCTAATCATAGGtaaacctcaaattataaatcaaGCAATATCCTTGCATTCCATTGCAAGATTTAACCTCGAAGTATAGATCAATTAATCATCAACGGTATACTTAGTATCTAATAAAGATGCAGAAATTCTAAGATCATCCAGTATGAACATCAAGTCTGTAAATCagcaaatttcaaattcaagacTTAAACCTCAAATAACataatcattttccttaatCATATCAACTGATATATAATTGATTCCATTTACTGCCATGTAGTATTTCTCACTTTCCAAAAATCAACTAAGCATCAATATCAGAAATGTATCGAAACCTAGTCTCCACATTTGACATTACAATCATCACGATTCTGGTCAGAAACAGTATTAtcccataaaaattattctgGTCCAAATAAACCTCAAAATGGGATTTAATCATAACATATTGTTTTCCAACAAAATTTTTGCAAATCATATTTCCATAACACCAAAAATTCCTCcaataacaaaatcatatatttctaGTTCCGTAAATTCAAAATTGCCTTAAAATATTAACCTATCATCAAAATCTGTAATCACTGGCTACTATCATAGAATtgatattaatcttttaaacCTCAAACTCATCCTATATAAATCAGATTGGAAATCTTTCT encodes:
- the LOC133874393 gene encoding uncharacterized protein LOC133874393; the encoded protein is MACVCSSSSSIAMAERISCYTALFLAVMLVLSCCESSRESEFAVRMLQKDMVNNKPCDEIYVVREGETLQTISEKCGDPFIVEENPHIHDPDDVFPGLVIRITPFNNS